The Neorhodopirellula lusitana genome segment GACGTGGAACAGATCCAGGCGGTTTCGTTTTCCCGCCAGTCGACCGTTGATCGCATTAAAGAAGCGGTGATGGACGGGTAGGTTTCGCACTGCATGACGTGCCGGTAATTTGTGGCATGCGTGCGAACGAAGACTGAAAGCCTGTAGCGAATTTTGAAGAATGTGATCGACTGTGTGTTGAGTGGCTGGAGCTTTTAGACTCCGTATTCTTCTCAACTGTGGCTGGAAGCCCCAGCCACATCCCGAAATGCTGTAGGCCTGGTTTTTGACAGGATCAACAGGATTTACATGATGGTTGGGATCGTGCTGGGGTGATGTGCCAGCGTTACATTGCAGTGGCTTCTATGGGGCGCCGGCTTGGCAAGGCTTCTGCTTTAAAGCCGTAATGCTGTGAAGGTCACTGATTTCCTTCACCCAGCGATTGGCAAACGACCGGCTGGTTACTGGGCTTTTGAGAATGTGCCGGTGGGGCTGAAGACGATCGCTTGGTGATCGAGTGGCTAGAGCTTCCAGCCGCCTTAATCCTCTCAACTGTGGCTGGAAGCCCCAGCCACATCCCGAAATGCTGTAGGCCTGGTTTTTGACAGGATTAACAGGATCGACATGATAGTTGGGACCGTGTTGGGGTGATGTGACAGCCTGAGATTGCTTTTGTTTCTACGAGGTGTCGGGTTACCGCGGCGGCCACATTCAAACCGCAGAGCTTTAATGGCCGCAACAGCTCATCGAACACAGATCGGTAAACGACCGGCTGGTTACTGGGCTTTTGAAACGGTGCCGGTGGGGCTGAAGACGATCGATTGGTGATCGAGTAGTGGACGGGCCGCGGTGGCGAAGCCTCTCGCGTAGAGATGCTCTTTCAATTGACGCAGTTCACCGTAGCTGTCTTCATAGACACTGACCGTGATGGTTGTTGTCTTGGGGTCGCGGCCGGCCAGCTCGATGTCCAAGAAGCTGCTATTACCCAAGATTTGCTCGACCGTCTGACCGACTCGTTCGTTGACCGGCTCGAAGCGGAACGCGTGAGCTTGTGCTGCCATCCCCATTCGGACTTGGCCACCCTGGTTCACTCGCACCAGCGACTTTTCCAACAGCAAGCTGCACGTGTAGTCGCGAATCGGACCGGCGGTCAACGTGTTGATGCCTTGCCGATTTTTCAACTGCCCCACCCGCTCCTTCAATTGTTCCAGCAACGGCTCAACGGGAACGACAGACAGCCGGCCGCCTTTTAGACGAAAATAGATTTCGTCACCGTAGACTAACTTCGCCATCGGCGTCGGCAGGTGCTCGACAGCGATGAGCGGAGCCTTTTCGTCGCCCAGTTGTTCTTTAACACTGGCCAGTTCCGCGATCTGGGATTCCACTTCACGGATTTCTCGTTGGCGTTTGGCCGCCAACACTTTGCGTTCATCCAGATTCGACTTCGCCTTGTCGTACGCCTCTTCCGCCAACGTCATCAGGTCGAGCAACTGACCGCGAGCCCGGCGAAGTTGGTCGATCTGGGTATCGTAGCGTTTCAGGTTTTGTTCTAACCGCAAACCGTCCCGCTGAGCGGTGGCCGCTTGGATCGAAATCTTAGCGAGTTCCTCAAGCTGATCTTCGGCGGCGTAACGAGTCTTCGGCATCGGTGGCACTTCGAGCTCAGCGGTCTCCACCACCGAGTCCGCATCGACCGGATCGTTCAGCATCTCGGTGATGCGTTGAGTTTGAGTCCCCAGCACGACCACCAAGATGATCAGGATTCCAACTAGGTTGGCAACGATGTCCAAGAAGGCATCGTGGCCCATGTCCATGGTGGAACGTTGACGGCCCTTCATCATTGGGTTCTCCGATAGATTTCAACGCCGCTGCCCTGCATCAACGTTTCCAATTCATGGAAGCGTTGTTCGGCGTGAGGTCCCACTTGCACATCCAGTCGTGGTTGCCAGCGACCGCCCGGTAGCGTGGCACCCCAGCGGGAGACTCGGTCACGGACAGCGGTCGCTAGCTGCAACGTGGACTGGTGCACGCCTTGGTTAGCGAACGGAAACGTGGTCACGACTCGTCCCTGTTCTAACAACTCGTAGCGATCGTGGCGGCAGATCATTGAGATCGGACGCACCACTTCGGTTCCGCCCATGCCACGGAATGCTTCCGGCATCGCCCAATCACGACCTTCGCGGCGAACCAGGTTCGATGCCGCCGGCGCTTGTTGATTCTGGTCATTCGGCGTTGCGGAACCAGGATTGGACTCTGGCCCGCCCTGCTCGCTGCCAGGCTGCCCGTCGGCGGACTGACTGCTTGCAGTTTGTTCGGTGCTGGGTGAAGTACCGGAAGCCGAAGCCACGGTTCCGCCTGGAGCACCACCAGCTGATGAGGCCGATCCGCCCTCGCCCTGGTCGCCTGATTCAGCCGACTCGTTCGAACCGTTGGCTTGGTCCGATCCCGCTGACTGTGTTGAACCCAAAGCATTGGTCGTTGAGCCGGACATGCCGTCATTGTTCGCTTCAGTTCCACCACCGGAGCGACCACCGCGAACGAACTCTTCGATCGCTCGCTCGTTCATCGCACCATTGGAACCGTAAGATTCGCCTTGGGATCCCGGCGGTGATTGGTAGCCACCGTAGGCATTTGCAAAACGTTGATCCTTCGCGGATGAGAAGCCGTTGCTTCTAGCCTGACTGTCAAGGCTTTTGGCCGAGAGAACAGGCAGCGGTTTCGGTTGAGACGGCCCACCGGCGTAAGAACCCTCGCCGCTCATGCCAGCTTGGCTTCCAGAGCTTTGACCACCTGAACTGGCATAAGAGTTTTCGTACGTGCCCGATCCACCGGAATCGCCATCGCCACTTCCGCCGGCCGACTGATAGCTACGACCGAATGCTGCTCGAGCGACCGCGAAGTTTCGCGACGACGCTTCATGGACAGCGAACTCCATATCCTTTTGCAGAACCCGGTCACCGCCTGGGAACTCCAGGTCAACGTTTCCGGGAACCAGTTCGTAACCGTATTGATCATCCCAGTCTTTCATCAAAGCGGTCGCCAGACGGTAAGCCGGGATGCCACCAGGCCGCAGGACCAACAAAGGATAGGGAGCGACTTGATCGCCGTAGTTTTGCATCGCGTATCGACGTGCCACTCGCAAGGCGGACGCGAGTGGATTGCCGTTGGGGTTTTGCCCTTGAGCGGCCGCGAGTGCTTGGGACTGAGTGATGTGAACGCCTTCAGGCAAGATTTGAATGCCGTCTTCAGAACATTCCACGTAGATCGGTCGGCGTTGGGTTCCGTTGGGACCACGGTGCGGCACAATCACAACACGAGCCTTCTGGCCCCTCTCATTTTCCTTTAACTCCGCGATCTCGCCACGCAGCTTTGCCGCTTCTTGCTTCATCATCACCAACGTGGTGTCGTCAATTCGCAAAGCGTCATCGAGAGTTTCCTGGCCCTCTTCATCGGTACCGGCCGCGGCTTCCATTTCCGTTCGAAGCTCTTGCAGCTTTTCCTTCAAATCGCGAATCGCGGCTTCCAGGTGCGCGACCTCATTGCGTTTCTCTTCCGCGTTTTGAGTTTGCGCATCGCGAAAGGAAACGAGCTCGGTCAAACGAAACTGCTCTTCGTCGATCAAACGAGAAGCAGCTTTCGCGGTCAGCTTGGGAGCATCGCCAGAACCGTCGCTTGAATCAGGATCTTCGTCGATGACCGGTGCCGCCAACGTGACCGCTGATTGCGGTACCGCTTCCGCCTGAGCAAGCAGCTCTTGATTGGCAGCTTGGTCTTGCTCCGTTTTTGCCACGGCAGCATCCTTGGCTTCTTGGGCGACCAAGGCCAGCAACAGGATCAATGTTCCCAACGTGCAGATCAGAACTGCAAGAAAGGGGAACAATGAAGGTGAGATTCCGGCATGTCGCCGACTCATGCTGCGCGTCCTAGCTTGCGACGCGACTCAGCAGGGCTGGTCGACGGGTGCATCTCGGCTGACTCTGGCAAACGAGACGCCTCTGGTAAACGGGTCGACAACGCTTCGACGGCTCGAGCTAATGTCGTCATCGCATTGGTGACCGCGGGATCCAAGTTTGAATCGCCTGAACCAGGAAGACTGCGAGACTCTTGGCCATCACGTGCGAGTTTCAGCGTCTCACGATTTTGTTGATCCTGTTCGGCTTGCAGCGTCGCCAAAGTCGTCATCGCTTCGACATGTGTCATCAGCGTACGCCGATGTGTCTGCACTTCCTTGGCGGTGTCTTGCATCGCCCCCTTCCACTCCGCGGTCTGCTGACGAAGGGAGTCGCCTACGGTGGTGGCAGCGGAATCGAGTTGTCCGATGGTTTGTGCGATCCGATCAGCGTGGTGAGCGAGTGCGGGCTGCATCGTGGCTTGCAAAAGCTGCCGGAATTGCTCTGCGCCCTCGGTGTGCTGACTTCGCCACGCTTGCTGCGCCTCTTCGATCGTTGATTGCCACAAGGTGGCTTGAGTCGATAACGATTGAGCGATTGCGACTTCGATGCCGCGGCAAAGGTGCGTGATCAATTCGGTTTGATTGTCCGCAGGGTCGTCCGATGGCAACGCGGTCGATACGAGCTTGCGAACTCGAGAATCAATTTCGCCGAGCAGCGTTTGCTGGCCTCTTTCAACTGGGAACTGCAAGAAGATGGCAACGACCGAAAGGACCAAGCCCAACGCGGTTGTATCGAACGCCACGTAGAGACCGCTCTTCAGTCGATCGACGGCGGCGGTTCCGTCGGTGAAATCGAGGCCGCCCAGTGTTTGAGTAATGCCGATCACGGTCCCAAGGAACCCGAGCATGGGAATCGCCCAAACGATGATGCGGATCAGGCCGAGCGAATCGTGGGCGTCGTCAGCGTCTCGGATGGAGAGCTCACGCAGATCTTCCGGCAGATCGCCGGTGGTGGTGCGGTGGGATTGGCGAGTGAGCACCTCATCGAGCCGACGCACGAGTTGGTTGTTGCGGGTTGACGCGGGCAACTCGGCAAGCATGGATTGCCAGGTACGCGCCATCAGTCCGGCATCGTTTTGAGCCTGCCAAGCTTCGGAAGGTGACGCCGCACCATCGATCGCAGCCGGCAACAAGTCTTCGTCACGTAATAGACGCAGACCGCTTTGTTGCTTTGCGATTCCGATCGCTTTGAAAGCGAGAATCCCACCAGCGATGCAAAACAGGGTTGTGGCCGCGACAGCGACCGGGTGGCCCAAGAAGTACCGGTTCAGCGATGCCAAGTTGGCAACATGAACGAACGCGTAAAAGACAACGGTGGCGATTAAACCGGCGGCCACCGGAATTAGTTTGCGAGTCATGTGGACTCCATTTAACGATCAGTTGGCGGGGGAGGTCGTTTGCAACAGCGACGGGTCAGTGGGTTGTCGTGTTCGCTGGTACGGGTTCGTGCGAGCCACCCAGGGATGTTTTGAGCAAACAGTTGACTGAGCAAGTGTGTGTGAACGCACCGCTAGACCCGCCTTTACTAGATCGACCGGCGCAACCGGAATACATGATTCAATCGCGCCATTTTAACGGCATTCTTTCAGGGCATTTCTGGGGCCCTGAGTGTCCTTGGAACCCCCATATCCGGCCCGTGTCCGGTGGCTGGGAATCCGACCGCGGCCCTCTGGGAGTGCGATCGGCAAGACAGATTGCGTTCGCTTTAGTGGTGGTTTTCGGATCCACCTCGCGAAGGAGGGCGGAAATAGCCTAAAACGTAAGCATCGCAACGTGCGAGCTTGAGGAGACCAATTGATGACGGGACTATCAGATCCGCCTGGCTTGCGGGGCTTTTGAATTATTGAGCCGCAAAGCGCTAGCTGCGGGTGACGTTGCTAGATACCGGCGGCTAGCTCCTTGCCGCTCACACGAAGAGTGATGAACTGGCAGCGTGTCGTCCGGACAGATCCCAATATTAGAATTCATCCAAACTCCAGCGGTTTACCGCTGGAAGATTTCGAGGTAGCCGGAGTCACCAGACTTCGGGACTCAACCGCCAATCGACTGACACTCTGGCGAGTCCATCTACGGCGATTTCCCCTAAGTTTTCAGCTCAACCTCCCACTAAGCCGTTTTCCAGCCAAGGCCCGAAACATGATCCCCGGCATGCCCCCCGAATTCACCATCAACGCCTCGATTCGCTTGAAAACGCTCCGCCGGCTCGCGAGCTCGATGCTGATTTTGGCGTTGGGATTTGTGGCGGGCGACTTGTGGCCGGTGACGCCCAGTTCGCCGGTGGCGGCTCAGACTCCTTCGCGTCCACCGATCGCGGGCTCCAACGGCTTCACCCGACAACCTGGTGGCTTCGAGCCAGAAGTCCCGACGGAAAACAGCCCAAACCACGAAAAGCCCGCTCAGGAATATCCAGCACAAAACCGCAATCCCCTGATGCAGGCCATTCGGCCTGAACCGCAATCGCCGCCCATGGACTCGGCCGCATCCGCTCCGTTGGGGGGCAAAGTCACGGTGATCGAGTCTAGGGATGGGCGAGACGTTGCCGGATCAGGCGATTTAATCGGATTCTCTCACGTTGACGGTTCGGGAACTCTGGTAATTACGCTGGTTGATACGCAAAAGTTGTGGATGGCCGTGTATCATGTAGGCAATAGCGGCGAAATCCGGCTCGCGAGTAGCCGGGCAATCGACGCGGACTTTACATTGCAATTCAACGCCACTTCGCCGATGCCGGACGAAATCCGACGTCTGCAAGGGCTTCCACCTCGCCAATAACCGCTGCCGCCTAGTTGGCCAGCGAAAAACGCGGGGCGAAGTATCAAGTCACTTTTCCAACATTTCGCGTTGCCATGGCCACCTATCTATCTCTCGAAGAAGCCGCCAAAAAGCTCGGCATTCCTACTGAAAAACTGATCGACCTGAGAAGCCAGGGCCAGGTCCGCGGCTTCCGGGACGGTTCGAGCTGGAAGTTCCCCGAGAACGAAATCGATCGTCTTGCCGAAGAACTGCCCAACCTGTCGGGCCTCGGCTCAGGCATCCTGGCGGCGGATTCCGGCGGCTCGGGAATCGGCACCGTGATCGGTGGCGACGACAGTGCCCTATCGCTCGGCGAACCCATTTCGGGCGAAGACGGCAGCGGATCAAGCCTGGAACTGGGCCTAGAAATTTCGCAAGGCGACAGCGGCAGTGGCAGCGACGTGAATCTTGTCGCCGGTGGTTCAGGAATTGGTTCGAGCATCGGCTCGATCGCTTCTGAATCTCCCTCCAGCGCCAGCGAGATCCTGGACCTGGACGCCATCCAATTGTCCGACAGCGCGGTCCTGCACGATAGCGGCGATTTGAAGCTCGATGACAGCGGTTCCGGTAGCAGCCCGAGCGGCGACGCAGGCGATGACAGCGACGAATTCAATCTTGGCAGCTCACTGGACCTAATGGGTGGATCGGCTGATCTGTCCCTAAGCGAGCCAAAGCCTCAACCCGGCCCCAGCGAAGCCAGCCTCAGCGGCTTGGACATCGATCTGTCCTCGTCAGGCTCGGCTGATTCCGGCGATTTGCTTTCCGGCGAAAGCTCCGAAGAGCTGAACCTGGGCGACGACAACAAAGCTTCCAGCAGCCTAGAGATGCTGGACGACCTGGACTTGAGTGACAGTGCGAGTTCGATCGCATCGGGTCCTGGCGCGGTCAGCGGTGACGTACTTAGCGAACTGGACCTACTCGCCGGTGAATCGATTGGCAGCGGATTGCTGTCCGGCGACAGTGAAAACTTGATCGGCAGCTCGCTGCTTGGCAAAGACGACGGCGGCTCGGGAGTCGATGATGCACTTGCCGATGACGACGACCTGATCATTGCGGATGACGACGACGACTTGGTCGTCAGCAGCATGGGCAGCGATATTTCAATTGCCGGTGACAGCGGCATCAATCTAATGAGCCCATCGGACAGTGGACTTTCCCTGGAAAGTGAACCACTCGACTTGGCCGGCAGTAGCATTTCCGCCCTGGACCTCGGCGCGGAACTTTCCGAAGGCTCCGGCTCCGGAAGCGGTTCGGGCAGCGGTTTTGAAAGCGGCCTAATCGCGGACGACGGCGGCTCGGCAGTCGACTTCCAAGCCGACGAAGAATTCCAGCTATCACCTTCAGGCATCCA includes the following:
- a CDS encoding MotA/TolQ/ExbB proton channel family protein; amino-acid sequence: MTRKLIPVAAGLIATVVFYAFVHVANLASLNRYFLGHPVAVAATTLFCIAGGILAFKAIGIAKQQSGLRLLRDEDLLPAAIDGAASPSEAWQAQNDAGLMARTWQSMLAELPASTRNNQLVRRLDEVLTRQSHRTTTGDLPEDLRELSIRDADDAHDSLGLIRIIVWAIPMLGFLGTVIGITQTLGGLDFTDGTAAVDRLKSGLYVAFDTTALGLVLSVVAIFLQFPVERGQQTLLGEIDSRVRKLVSTALPSDDPADNQTELITHLCRGIEVAIAQSLSTQATLWQSTIEEAQQAWRSQHTEGAEQFRQLLQATMQPALAHHADRIAQTIGQLDSAATTVGDSLRQQTAEWKGAMQDTAKEVQTHRRTLMTHVEAMTTLATLQAEQDQQNRETLKLARDGQESRSLPGSGDSNLDPAVTNAMTTLARAVEALSTRLPEASRLPESAEMHPSTSPAESRRKLGRAA
- a CDS encoding helix-turn-helix domain-containing protein, translating into MATYLSLEEAAKKLGIPTEKLIDLRSQGQVRGFRDGSSWKFPENEIDRLAEELPNLSGLGSGILAADSGGSGIGTVIGGDDSALSLGEPISGEDGSGSSLELGLEISQGDSGSGSDVNLVAGGSGIGSSIGSIASESPSSASEILDLDAIQLSDSAVLHDSGDLKLDDSGSGSSPSGDAGDDSDEFNLGSSLDLMGGSADLSLSEPKPQPGPSEASLSGLDIDLSSSGSADSGDLLSGESSEELNLGDDNKASSSLEMLDDLDLSDSASSIASGPGAVSGDVLSELDLLAGESIGSGLLSGDSENLIGSSLLGKDDGGSGVDDALADDDDLIIADDDDDLVVSSMGSDISIAGDSGINLMSPSDSGLSLESEPLDLAGSSISALDLGAELSEGSGSGSGSGSGFESGLIADDGGSAVDFQADEEFQLSPSGIQLEASDDSASQVIDIEDSESVDADVDFADASFEGDGAFDDQVAFDEVPAADGGFDDGMGDVVEADEAMEISEHEEVEVDTMSAGEPGSIGAPVAYEIPFTLLQTVGLLLILVIMSLGGMLMTDLVRNMWSYSELSAPVSSLTDMLIDVAGWGR